One Aneurinibacillus migulanus genomic window, TTTTCCATACTTCTCCTCCCATATAGTGTAGATTCATAGTTGTCCTTACCCTTTTTTAAAATGAAAAACCGGGCCAAAGATTAATCTTTGGCCCGATAAATAGTTACTGTTTCCATTCAAGGTACGTGATGATTTTATATTTGAATAAAGCGAGTAAGAAGTCGATGTAATGATCCTGACGGACAATTACCTGATATTCATAGCCGGGATGTGAGTAGAAAATAACGTCGGTATATACTTTGTCACTATCGAAAAATGCGCGTATCTTGCGCAAAGCCGGTAGGACTGTATCAACATCTTTAACCTTGAAGATGAATTCCTTATCCTGATCATTGTCCTTCTCCTCAATGTGCAAAAGACTCGTATCGTATCGGTAAGCAACCATACAATATCTCCCTTCCTATATAAGATAACGCAGATATATATATATCGTAGAAATCACAATGGACAAAATCATCAGCGGGAAGCCGATCCACAGAAATTTCAAGAAGGAGATATTTTGTCCTTCTTTGGCAGCCATGCCTGCAACAATTAGATTGGCACTCGCGCCAATCAATGTTCCATTGCCTCCAAGACATGCGCCAAGCGCCAGAGACCACCAGAGAGGTTCCAGGTCGGAAATACCGATTCTACCCATCTCTTGAATCATCGGAATCATCGTAGCGACGAACGGAATATTATCGACAAAGGCGGATGCGATAGCGCTCATCCACAGGATGAGCAATGAAGTAGCCACAAGGTTGCCCTCCGTCAATTCAATTGCCTTTGTTGCTAGTTGGGCGATAACGCCGGTTTCCACGAGACCGGATACAAGAACAAATAGACCAATAAAGAAGAAGATGGTTGTCCATTCTACTTTCGGCAGGGCATCTTCAAGATAGTGCTCACCTGTCAACAGTAGAAGAACGAACGCACCAAGCAGAGCGATAGTTGCAGATTCGACATGGACGATTTGATGAATGAAAAATCCGCCGATCGTCAATGCGAGAATGAGCAAACATTTTTTCAGTAGGGTCGTATCAGTAATCTCATCTTTTTCATTCAAATCCATTAGTCCTGCTTTTAATTCTTCTGTTGTCTGTATTTGTTTGCGGTACAGAAGTGCAAGAATGGCAACGGTAATAATAAGAATTACGATGGAAATAAATGTGAGATTATTGATAAATGCCACAAATGTCAGTTCCTTAACTGCGCTGCCAATCATAATATTCGGCGGATCACCGATCATTGTGGCCGTTCCTCCAATATTGGCAGTAAGGATTTCTGAGATAAGGAACGGAAGTGCAGAAATACGCAACTGGCGTGTAATACTGAACGTTACCGGTACCATCAGCAGGACCGTCGTTACGTTATCGAGAAACGCAGAACCAATTGCTGTAATCATGCTGAGCGCGATGAGGATTTTAACAGGCTCACCATTTACTTTTTTGGCCGACCAAATGGCAATAAATTTAAAAAGTCCGGTTTGCGCAGTAATTGCCACGATAATCATCATCCCGGTCAACAGTCCGAGTGTATTGAAATCGATATGGTGAATCGCGGTCTCTTGGTCCACGATTCCAAGGACAACCATGAGCGCGCCCCCTAGCATGGCTACGATTGTCCGGTGGATTTTTTCGGAGATAATCAAGGCGTATGTAACCAGGAAAACTCCGATGGCTATAATTGCTTGTTGTTCCATTATTGTAATTCAAAACCTCCTATACTCAAAGAATATGCTCCACAACTTATTCATATACGGGATAGTAATGAAAAGGTTTCAAAAAAATTGTGAAAAGCGATGGAAAAGTCTGTTTTTTTCTAAAGGGATATGTAATTGTAGAACGAATATATACATATAAAGAGCGAACGCTCAGTCAAAAAATGATGAGGAGAAAAAAACATGATAAATCGATGGAAAATCTTCAGCTATCCAATGTCAAGTGAACAAAAAGTACTCGAACATGTTAAAAGCAAGCTGTTGGAAGTAGAGCAAGATTCAATTGTTGTGTTACCGGAATACCTGGCTTATACAGAAGAGAATTCGAGGCAAGCTCTTACGGCGCTTATCGATATATGCCAATCAAAAAACATAAGTGTAATCACAACATTAAATCTTGTGCCACCAACTCTGCCGCATGCTATCAAAGACGTTAATTACAATGTGCTCACCATCGTAACGAAGGAAGGAAAGGTGCATACACCTCAAGCGAAAATCACACCTCAATCCTTTGAGCGGGTTCAGTACCAACCTCGTTTTCCAAAAATGAATGTGGGAGACTATAATTATTTAAATAAGGTCACCGTTGAAATTGATGGTGCAGAATTCAGCGTATTTTTTGTGATTTGCTCGGATGTATATTGTCTCATGGCAGGTGTAGAGAAGAAGGAAGAGTTAAAAGCAGACTACTGTATTGTTCCAGGGAACTTCGGCAATGGGGCGGAGAAGGCGGTCCGAAGAACATTAGAAAGATTCCGTGAAGCGGGTCTGTTCCAAACGACAATCTTCTCCAATCCGTACCAGAATATAAAAGATGCAAGTCAAACGCCACTTGTCAAAGAAGCTACTGAGATGATTGAATTAGACCCAACCCGCTCTATCAAAGAACTTACGGATTGGGATCGAATACAACTGGTTAAGGAGAACGTGGCTGTCTACCCAGATGAGCAAGTTCCGAGCTTTGTCCATATGACAAACCTGACGGCCATGGATGAAGGAAGAATGACCGTTGGCATGAGCCGTTTTCCCGTTGTCGTGCAGCTTGGAAGTTATGCAGAGGTTATTCGATTATAAAGTTACACATCTGTTGATTATCCATAGATTGGAAGCGATAAGATACACGTGTCGGCGTGTTCACTCGCCAGGCGAAAAAGGGCAGCGTGTCTTTTTCCGACCGCTCCCACTCACCGCCCTTCCTTCTTTTCTTACCTCCCACCATGAAAATTTGTCGATTCATCAAATCAGATGTATATAGATAATCAACACCTTTAAAAGATGGCACAAGCTAAATACAGGTGATAAAAACAGGTTCTCTGCGTTTACTACAACGTAATGAAGCCTGTTTTTTGGTTGAACAACGGTATAGTTATGATTAGTGTCAACTCTTTTTCTTTCAACAGATGGATAATCGGCAAGTGTGATACTATATAAGAAGGATAATGCCAATACAGGGAGTAGGTTATGAATAAAAAAGTTATTAGTATTCTTCTTTTCGTTCTGATTGTTGTTTTGGGTTACACACAAAAAGATATATGGGTGGAATGGATGAAACAAGGTGGTATGCTTGCGGTGATCGTTAGCATATCGCTTGTTGCTATCGACGTGTTCTTTCCCATTATTCCGTTTCCTATCCTGGCTGGAATGATTGGGGGCTTTTTTGGTGTTTGGCAAGGGACAAGTATTACGTTAACAGGTGCAATGTTGGGTACGATGATTTTATTTTTTCTGGTACGCTACGGCTTCCGCGATTGGGCGGAAAGCTATGTAAACAAGCATCCAAAAGTGAATGAATACAAGCAGTCTTTTGAGAAAAATTCGTTTGTAGCGATATTTCTTAGCCGGGCTATTCCGGTAGTTCCATCTCTTGCAGTGAACGCGGTTTGCGGTCTAAGTAACGTAAGATGGTCTACCTTTTTCTTAGCTTCGTTGCTAGGGAAAATACCGAATAATTTATTGGTTAACTTTGCTGGAGCAAATTTTGAAAAGAGCAAGTGGTTCTCATTTGGGATATATGGGGCCTATATGTTAATCATTTTTATTATCACCTATATCATGACATATAGAAAACTGTCACGAGCACAAGTACAAGGAGCAGATGAATAAACCGCACATAAGTAAAGAGACTGCCTAACGCTACTATCATTAAGGCAGTCTCTTGTTACTTTGCAGCATGCTATTTACACGCTGAGACGCCTGTTAGAGGCGTCTTTTTGATGGTTAAAACTAAGTAAACAGAACGTTTTTTACCATCCGTGATGACCGTATGGTGTAATGCGAGGCTCGCCATTATCGGCGCTTGAAGCAAACGGCGTAATTCCTAAAACAGCGACCAGTGAAAACAATGCGACTAAGACTTTTACTTTTTTCATCCTACTAATCCTCCCTTTTGGTTTTATTATTAGCTTCTAGAGCTAATTGATAATAGGTACAAGCTTTTTGGTATTGCCTGTTTTGGCAAAAGTAGTAGGCGAATTTCTCGGCATAATCTTTGACAAATCCCCAAATTTTTTTCTTTTGGAAGTAGGCTATGCCTTCTTGAAACGCCTGTTGGATTTCGTATTCTTTCGCATTTGCATTCAAAACATTAAGAATATTAAAATGGTGTAAATACTCTTCGTTATTCAATTTATTACAAGCTGCTACACCTTCTTGGATTGAGTTTATGGCCTCTTGATTTTTACCTACTTTAAAGTACTCTCTTGCTAAAGCATATAAAGTTCGATAATTTTTCTCCATATTATATGAACAACTCAAATGGTCAATAGCAAGTTCGGATAGGTTTTGTTCCGAATAGAGTAGACCTAAATTATATGTAATGCGACACCTTAATCTTGTATTATGCTTAACCATATTTGTAAGGGATAAAGCATTGTTGAAATGCTCCTCAGACTCTTTGAATTTATTTTTAATCATCCAGCAAATCCCTAGTAAGTTTTCACAGTCAGCTTGTCTATGTTTATAGTTTTCATATTTATCGAAAATCTCTTTTGCCTTTAGAATATGTTGAATGGCTAGCAATATCTGCCGCGTATAGCTAAATGTCCAGGCGACTTTATGATGAAATTCTGCTTTCTCAATTTCATCACCGATTGTTTCTAACTTTTTCTCTGCAAGTTTGTAATAGGAAAGAGCCTCATAATAATTTCTTAAATTGTATTCGTACATGCCCTGAAAAAAATAATAATAATATGCGAGTAAGTTATCTAGTTCCTCAGGATTCGTTTTTTCTAAAGGGGATGTCAAATCTGCTACATTTTCAAGTAATAACTTATAACGAAATTCTAGCAAGGAATAGTACAGTAGAAGTGTCTGGTTCTTTTCCATCCGTGTAATTTTTTCAGCCACATCACGTTTAATGAAGGCTACTTTTTCTAGATTTTCTTCCCGCATTTGTATGTACCAGTTATTAAGCAACTCCATAACTTGTTCCGAACTAATGACATTGAGATCCCCTCTCATAAGTCCTCCTCTAGCCTTCGATGATATGGATAAATTAACCTGTTATTTTATAGCATATATTAGCATAATATGTAAAGTTGTGCACTATTTTTTTACAATATATTTTAAAAAATCTTAAACTTTGTTGCTGTTTCGTCATATAAAGACACACTTTGGGTTAAATGATTATGATCATAGGCGGGTAAAGAAAGAGCATAAGACGCAACATATCAAAGCTGAGTAGTTACCAGGTGCACTATTAGGTATATAGCTTTGAAATTCGACACAGTTAGTCTGTTTCTAATTTATGGATTTTATAACATCAACTTTTTTTCGTTTTTAGCATTTTATTTATGTTATACATAGTAGTAGCGTATTTTTTTTCATTTTCTTTTCATAACGGATGATGCATACTCTCAGGGGAATAATATTTTTGCTCAGAAAGCAGTTAATAACGGAAAGAATTAGGTGAGCAGTGGATGAAGAAAATTTTACAAATTTATAAAACAGATTGGAAAAATATTTTTAAAGTACCGATCGCCCTTTTTTTAATTGTCGGATTAATGGCTCTGCCATCTCTTTATGCATGGTTTAATTTAAAAGCGGGATGGGACCCATACGGAGATACATCAGGTATTGCTATTGCTGTTACGAATGAAGACGAGGGCACGCATATTCGAAAAGGAGATATCGATAAAGAAATTAATGTCGGTAAAGAAATTGTAGACAGTCTTAAGAAGAATAAAAAGCTTGGCTGGACATTTGTTAGTAAAGAAGAAGCGGAGCGAGGAGTCAATCATGGCGATTATTATGCAAGCTTGCTTATTCCAAAAGATTTCTCAGCTAAAATCGCTACAATCTTAGAAGAAAATCCTCAAAAACCTGAGATAGAATACAGTGTAAATGAGAAAATTAATGCGATCGCTCCTAAGATAACAACAACAGGCGCTTCAGGGGTAGTTGCGCAAGTAAGCGAAAACTTTGTAAAGACTGCGAGCGAAGCAATTTTTACGATTTTTAACGAGGTTGGCATCAAACTGGAGCAGGAATTACCGACCATCCGTAATATCGAAAACCGTATTTTTGAGCTTGAAAAGCGTCTACCTGATATCGAACAAGCAGGGAATAAGGCATTAGAATTCGAGAAAAAGTTGCCAGAAATCCGCAAGCAAAGTGAGAAAGTCATCGAGCTAGAAAAAAAGCTTCCAGAAATAAAGAAAGCAGCGAATCATATTCTTACACTTGAGGAAAAGCTGCCGAAAATTAAAGAGGTTGGCGACGAAATTCTGGTCATTCAACAAAAACTGCCCGAAATTCAAAAAGCAGCAGATCGTATTGTAGAAATTGATCAGAACTTCTATAAAGTGGAGAGTGTGCTAAATAAGGCAATAGAAGATGCGAAAAAGGCGGCAGGAATTATTAGTAGCGCACAACAAGCGTTGCCGAAGCTTGAGCAAATCGCAAAGGATGGTGGCGATTTTGCAAATAGCCTGAATGAGTTTCTACAGAAAAACGATGGAGCTTTTGAATCGGTTGCCCCTATCATCAAGCAAAATTTAATTCTTCTGCAACAAACAGCGGATGCTGTTACGCAAATAACGGAAACACTTAAACAAGCCAACATCGATCCGAAGCCGACATTGGAAGCATTGTCCTTCTTAGAAGCTCGGTTATCAACGGGTGTGAAGGTTATCGACAGAACGACTGATTTGCTGACGAAGTTAAATAAGTATATACCTAATCATCCGCTTGATCGTACGATTACGCGTTTACACGCTGTAAAAACAAATTTTGAAAAGCAGATCAGTACAATGCAGGCTATTCAAAACGCTATTAAACGTGGAGAGCAGCCAGCGAAAACAATCGTCGATAACTTAAACTCATTATCAAAAGATGCAAACGATGCATTGGGTGGTATTCTGTCGCGCTATGATTCAGAGATTGTGCCGAATATAAATAAAGCGCTTGATCAGCTTAAGAGATCCGCACAAAATGCTAGTGATGTATTGCAGACGGCACAGACGAAATTGCCAGATATTAAAGCGATCCTTGATGATGCGGCATTGGGAATTAATTATGGACAGCAAGAGCTGATACGTCTGCAAGGAGACCTGCCGGAAATAAGAGCGAAAGTGCATGAAGTAGCACAAAGCATTCAAGAGAAGATGGAGCGCTTGACGGAGGGCATCAATGCAGCAGCGAACTTTGTCCAAAACGATCTGCCGAAACTGGAACCGAAAATCCATCAGGCAGCTGACTTCGTCCGAAATGATTTGCCACGGGCCGAGCAAGAAGTTCATAAAGTATCCAACCTTATTCGGACAAAATTGCCAGAAGTTGAAGCGGCTGTGCATAAAGTTGCCAATCTTGTTCGCCAAGACCTACCGGAACTAGAGGACTCGGTAAGAAAGGCTGCGGATAAAATTCGCGAATTTGAAAAATCGAAAAATCTTGGCGAAATCATTGAGCTATTGAAAAATGATATTCGCAAAGAAAGTGACTTTTTGGCGCAGCCGGTATTGTTGAAAGAAAACAAGAAATTTCCGATTCCGAATTACGGCTCAGCCATGTCACCGTTCTATACAACGCTTTGCTTA contains:
- a CDS encoding ArsB/NhaD family transporter — encoded protein: MEQQAIIAIGVFLVTYALIISEKIHRTIVAMLGGALMVVLGIVDQETAIHHIDFNTLGLLTGMMIIVAITAQTGLFKFIAIWSAKKVNGEPVKILIALSMITAIGSAFLDNVTTVLLMVPVTFSITRQLRISALPFLISEILTANIGGTATMIGDPPNIMIGSAVKELTFVAFINNLTFISIVILIITVAILALLYRKQIQTTEELKAGLMDLNEKDEITDTTLLKKCLLILALTIGGFFIHQIVHVESATIALLGAFVLLLLTGEHYLEDALPKVEWTTIFFFIGLFVLVSGLVETGVIAQLATKAIELTEGNLVATSLLILWMSAIASAFVDNIPFVATMIPMIQEMGRIGISDLEPLWWSLALGACLGGNGTLIGASANLIVAGMAAKEGQNISFLKFLWIGFPLMILSIVISTIYIYLRYLI
- a CDS encoding TVP38/TMEM64 family protein, with protein sequence MNKKVISILLFVLIVVLGYTQKDIWVEWMKQGGMLAVIVSISLVAIDVFFPIIPFPILAGMIGGFFGVWQGTSITLTGAMLGTMILFFLVRYGFRDWAESYVNKHPKVNEYKQSFEKNSFVAIFLSRAIPVVPSLAVNAVCGLSNVRWSTFFLASLLGKIPNNLLVNFAGANFEKSKWFSFGIYGAYMLIIFIITYIMTYRKLSRAQVQGADE
- a CDS encoding response regulator aspartate phosphatase: MRGDLNVISSEQVMELLNNWYIQMREENLEKVAFIKRDVAEKITRMEKNQTLLLYYSLLEFRYKLLLENVADLTSPLEKTNPEELDNLLAYYYYFFQGMYEYNLRNYYEALSYYKLAEKKLETIGDEIEKAEFHHKVAWTFSYTRQILLAIQHILKAKEIFDKYENYKHRQADCENLLGICWMIKNKFKESEEHFNNALSLTNMVKHNTRLRCRITYNLGLLYSEQNLSELAIDHLSCSYNMEKNYRTLYALAREYFKVGKNQEAINSIQEGVAACNKLNNEEYLHHFNILNVLNANAKEYEIQQAFQEGIAYFQKKKIWGFVKDYAEKFAYYFCQNRQYQKACTYYQLALEANNKTKRED
- a CDS encoding YhgE/Pip domain-containing protein, which gives rise to MKKILQIYKTDWKNIFKVPIALFLIVGLMALPSLYAWFNLKAGWDPYGDTSGIAIAVTNEDEGTHIRKGDIDKEINVGKEIVDSLKKNKKLGWTFVSKEEAERGVNHGDYYASLLIPKDFSAKIATILEENPQKPEIEYSVNEKINAIAPKITTTGASGVVAQVSENFVKTASEAIFTIFNEVGIKLEQELPTIRNIENRIFELEKRLPDIEQAGNKALEFEKKLPEIRKQSEKVIELEKKLPEIKKAANHILTLEEKLPKIKEVGDEILVIQQKLPEIQKAADRIVEIDQNFYKVESVLNKAIEDAKKAAGIISSAQQALPKLEQIAKDGGDFANSLNEFLQKNDGAFESVAPIIKQNLILLQQTADAVTQITETLKQANIDPKPTLEALSFLEARLSTGVKVIDRTTDLLTKLNKYIPNHPLDRTITRLHAVKTNFEKQISTMQAIQNAIKRGEQPAKTIVDNLNSLSKDANDALGGILSRYDSEIVPNINKALDQLKRSAQNASDVLQTAQTKLPDIKAILDDAALGINYGQQELIRLQGDLPEIRAKVHEVAQSIQEKMERLTEGINAAANFVQNDLPKLEPKIHQAADFVRNDLPRAEQEVHKVSNLIRTKLPEVEAAVHKVANLVRQDLPELEDSVRKAADKIREFEKSKNLGEIIELLKNDIRKESDFLAQPVLLKENKKFPIPNYGSAMSPFYTTLCLWVGAILLVSLLRLDVEDPEGIYKSNHIYFGRLLTFLTIGVFQALIVTIGDMAVLGAYVVDKVWFVMFGVFISIVFMTIVYTFVSVFGNMGKALAIIMLVLQLSGSGGTFPIQVTPPFFQAIHPFLPFTYAIGLMREAVGGMLYDIVIKDIVFLLLFLGAALLLGLVLKEPLSKSTQRVAEKAKESKIIH